The Lytechinus pictus isolate F3 Inbred chromosome 15, Lp3.0, whole genome shotgun sequence genome contains a region encoding:
- the LOC129277775 gene encoding histone-lysine N-methyltransferase EHMT2-like: protein MKTRGRIYRYVGEVITKVSEQPLNETMSGKPDKTAGEASDAAKSGTPAESEKGQGDCQDKAPVSLLKSSDDKASDSDGEQSQRRRPIRKGVTKVAGDGSKSGDEGREKTEAEGIIKATPSLVQDVAQDGSGAPVEVVNGEASPAVQRAPLQEITIDTDARNKVAEKLMLSMTSPGRIMKARKSFPSKKARGLSANDDLDDDDEDSIEEYVALSDQAESEDAFEMVPGRIDMPDMSTSSDTAGDERSTLSEPEGSLGSESSSSVPSTNSGKSNRKVVPADKQSGKKSANAKAKNQRSHPERVVQLHVGGEEAMDTGAANRRTIVNTAGAVDLLSAGTSKASVKASARDPGHVPEQPDQEQMQMQSASEPVAGTAAESQLPLSGTSTPVADFPVGNAGSMIPDSTAIAKGMPVKRSTRQRKPTHFGQHVRRKRSKNVSDSDSTDHQSEGSVDAARFKKVRRSNGIENTGAEHSYARRDKQGPVALTLPDSAGDYSKRGLEPPLCCCKMEQARPATVVATTCEALEVVKGNIAVCGNKVESMTVLRPSTRIPYRALCPDHRVKMIEHKCCPGCGCFCSTGTVMSCTIEKIHHTFHKECIREIEGTLYCPHCGDDATFAKEIKLPITPELEKMKTLPGSVLLSYGQIKLPRALLETLTGISGSVLSTTPRGEGGEAVAGGAKEKSSMRARISSSKKSQGEATENGVAEESQENTKKFTLKNGIVITTASLPAGPSKDTLEKALDFLDPINPRRQRFHPKNLYMASTNGEMDKVLQMLSEGFDPNYRFPTHNLETPLHGAASKGHLDIICLLLQSGANIDAVDANLATPVHSAADNSHLTCVQYLVTCGANVNHKDDEGSTVLHISTKNGNMEMLGYLLTLNKIDLNLQDNGGWTPVIWGADYKNAVSVRYLLEHGADPFVRDKEQNIGLHWAAYSGCQDVMEVFLNNNKDNTDHLNALNVHGDTPLHISARENHYGCAMQLLVRHADVTIKNNENELALDCSKPKSDVYLAIQANIRMKMAIKRRNIRSEVILSRDIAHGLENIPIPVVNSVNDDGVPTDFLYVKDNCETSRLNIDRSIKHMQGCSCADDCFSEACACSRSSVRCWYDKDGRLMPDFNYQEPPMIFECNRSCRCWTNCRNRVVQKGLRKHMQVFRSPAMGWAVRVMQDVPRGSFICEYAGELLSDADADQRQDDSYLFDLDNREGDVYCIDARFYGNVSRFINHRCDPNIVPVRVYIEHQDLRFPRIAFFASKDIRAYEELG, encoded by the exons ATGAAGACGAGGGGAAGGATTTATAGATATGTG GGAGAAGTGATTACCAAGGTAAGTGAGCAGCCTCTAAATGAGACCATGTCTGGTAAACCTGACAAGACTGCTGGTGAAGCTTCAGATGCTGCAAAGTCTGGTACCCCAGCAGAATCTGAAAAGGGTCAAGGAGATTGCCAAGACAAAGCACCTGTTTCGCTTCTGAAGTCGTCGGACGACAAAGCCTCAGACAGCGATGGTGAACAGAGTCAGAGACGGCGGCCAATTAGAAAAGGTGTCACGAAGGTTGCTGGTGATGGCTCAAAGAGTGGAGATGAAGGCAGAGAGAAAACAGAAGCAGAAGGAATCATAAAGGCAACTCCAAGTTTGGTACAAGATGTGGCGCAGGATGGCTCAGGAGCGCCAGTGGAAGTAGTGAATGGTGAAGCTAGTCCAGCAGTACAAAGAGCACCATTACAGGAGATAACAATAGATACAGATGCCAGAAACAAGGTTGCAGAAAAGCTGATGTTGTCTATGACGAGTCCAGGAAGAATCATGAAAGCCAGGAAGTCATTCCCATCAAAAAAGGCAAGAGGATTGAGTGCcaatgatgatcttgatgatgatgatgaagacagTATTGAAGAGTATGTAGCCCTTTCTGATCAGGCTGAGAGCGAAGATGCCTTTGAGATGGTTCCTGGCAGAATAGATATGCCAGATATGAGTACCAGTAGTGACACAGCAGGTGATGAACGAAGTACTCTGAGTGAACCAGAAGGCAGTTTAGGCTCAGAGAGTAGTTCTTCAGTGCCTTCAACAAATTCAGGTAAATCCAACAGAAAAGTAGTGCCTGCTGACAAACAAAGCGGTAAAAAATCTGCGAATGCTAAAGCAAAAAATCAGAGGTCTCATCCTGAAAGAGTGGTGCAACTACATGTTGGTGGAGAAGAGGCCATGGACACTGGAGCTGCAAACAGGAGAACCATTGTAAACACAGCAGGAGCAGTTGACCTACTTTCTGCAGGCACTTCAAAAGCCTCTGTCAAAGCTAGTGCCAGAGACCCAGGACACGTTCCAGAGCAGCCTGATCAAGAGCAGATGCAAATGCAATCAGCCAGTGAGCCGGTAGCTGGGACCGCAGCAGAGTCGCAGCTTCCACTATCTGGTACCTCTACCCCTGTAGCAGACTTTCCAGTTGGGAATGCAGGGTCGATGATTCCAGATAGCACTGCAATTGCCAAAGGGATGCCGGTTAAGAGAAGCACAAGACAACGTAAGCCAACTCACTTTGGACAACATGTAAGGAGGAAGAGGTCGAAAAATGTTTCAGACTCTG ATTCTACTGATCATCAATCGGAGGGTAGTGTAGATGCTGCAAGGTTCAAGAAGGTCCGTCGCTCAAATGGTATTGAAAATACTGGGGCAGAACATAGCTATGCACGAAGAG ATAAGCAAGGTCCGGTTGCATTGACCCTCCCTGATTCTGCAGGAGATTACTCAAAACGTGGG TTGGAACCACCTCTGTGTTGCTGCAAGATGGAACAGGCGAGGCCTGCCACTGTGGTGGCCACAACCTGTGAGGCTTTAGAAGTTGTCAAAGGAAAT ATTGCTGTGTGTGGGAACAAGGTGGAGTCAATGACAGTTTTAAGACCATCAACAAGAATCCCATACAGAGCACTTTGTCCTGATCACAG AGTGAAGATGATTGAACATAAATGCTGCCCAGGATGTGGATGTTTCTGTTCAACG GGTACAGTCATGTCTTGCACCATCGAGAAGATCCACCATACATTCCACAAAGAGTGCATCCGAGAGATCGAAGGCACCCTCTACTGTCCACACTGCGGCGACGACGCGACCTTCGCCAAGGAGATCAAACTCCCCATCACCCCTGAGCTGGAGAAGATGAAGACTTTACCAGGGTCGGTCCTCCTCAGCTACGGACAGATCAAGCTTCCGAGGGCACTCCTGGAGACCCTAACCGGGATCTCGGGGTCGGTTCTTAGTACTACACCAAGGGGTGAAGGTGGAGAGGCTGTTGCTGGTGGTGCCAAAGAAAAAAGTTCTATGAG AGCAAGGATTTCATCAAGTAAGAAATCTCAAGGAGAAGCTACAGAGAATGGCGTTGCAGAAGAAAGTCAGGAGAATACAAAGAAATTTACACTTAAAAATGGCATTGTTATTACTACAG CCTCACTGCCAGCTGGTCCCTCCAAGGACACCCTAGAGAAGGCTTTGGACTTCTTAGATCCCATCAA tccAAGGAGACAGAGGTTTCATCCAAAGAATCTCTACATGGCCTCAACAAATGGGGAGATGGACAAAGTCTTACAAATGCTTA GTGAAGGATTTGATCCCAACTATCGGTTCCCCACCCATAACCTTGAAACACCTCTCCATGGCGCTGCTTCTAAAGGTCACCTTGATATCATTTGTCTTCTACTTCAATCTGGTGCTAACATTGATGCTGTAGATGCAAATCTAGCTACTCCTGTG CATTCTGCAGCTGATAACTCTCATCTCACTTGTGTTCAGTACTTGGTCACCTGTGGTGCAAATGTAAATCATAAG GATGATGAAGGGTCAACAGTTCTTCACATATCCACCAAGAATGGTAATATGGAGATGCTTGGCTACCTCCTCACTCTCAATAAGATTGATCTTAATTTACAG GATAATGGTGGTTGGACGCCAGTAATCTGGGGTGCTGATTACAAGAATGCTGTCTCAGTCAGGTATCTACTAGAACATGGAGCTGATCCATTTGTCAGGGATAAG GAGCAGAATATTGGTCTACATTGGGCTGCATACTCAGGCTGCCAAGACGTGATGGAAGTGTTCTTGAATAATAACAAAGACAACACAGACCATCTCAATGCTCTCAACGTTCATGGAGACACTCCATT GCATATATCAGCAAGGGAAAATCACTATGGATGTGCCAT GCAGCTGTTAGTACGTCATGCCGATGTGACAATCAAGAACAATGAGAATGAGCTTGCCCTGGATTGCTCTAAACCAAAGTCCGATGTCTACCTTGCCATCCAAGCTAATATCCGAATGAAGATGGCCATTAAGAGGAGAAACATTCGATCAGAGGTCATCTTGTCAAG AGACATAGCTCACGGCCTCGAGAACATTCCTATCCCTGTCGTGAACTCGGTCAACGATGATGGCGTCCCAACGGATTTCCTTTACGTCAAGGACAACTGTGAGACGTCGAGACTGAACATTGACAGGAGTATCAAACACATGCAG GGTTGTAGCTGTGCTGATGACTGCTTCAGTGAAGCGTGTGcctgtagtagaagtagtgttaGGTGCTGGTATGATAAG GATGGACGTCTGATGCCAGACTTCAACTACCAGGAGCCTCCTATGATCTTTGAATGTAACAGATCGTGCAGGTGCTGGACGAACTGCCGCAACCGCGTCGTCCAGAAGGGTCTCAGGAAACATATGCAGGTGTTCCGTAGTCCAGCGATGGGATGGGCTGTGCGGGTCATGCAGGACGTCCCGAGGGGATCTTTTATATGCGA GTATGCAGGAGAGCTTTTATCAGATGCCGATGCTGACCAAAGACAAGATGATTCCTACCTCTTTGACCTTGATAATAGG GAAGGTGATGTGTACTGCATCGATGCCCGTTTCTATGGTAACGTTAGCCGCTTCATCAACCATCGATGCGATCCTAACATAGTTCCAGTCCGAGTGTATATTGAACATCAGGATCTCCGTTTCCCGAGGATTGCTTTCTTTGCTTCCAAGGACATCAGGGCTTATGAGGAGTTAGGGTGA